The following are from one region of the Lytechinus variegatus isolate NC3 chromosome 4, Lvar_3.0, whole genome shotgun sequence genome:
- the LOC121412681 gene encoding dnaJ homolog subfamily C member 28-like yields the protein MASPLLHCHRRRLLYQMWSGISSFHTSSPYLGYKISKNVRDCYQLLNVSEESSMVEIKEAYFKLAKVYHPDSKSRQADGNKFTQIQQAYSTICLHVEKMEKQGRREGLEDELSQEDDDDECEFDIKHTVPQHRQYLEYEGIGFGTPSQRQKQYQKYRAMKASDAVSTHRIYKIAVTDEKGLVLKDKKAARKIRTTNVIERLVEDLIQDSMAKGEFDDLPGMGKPLPPKTAYCPYVDAATHNLNEVLVNNGYAPEWIQLEKDIRNMLTEAKNTLLHERLKLGAEPLNDYNVSKWADLQFEFSEKVKQINRRVNDFNLIVPIIKLQKVHIQPEKEIAKVLDEYSKIDQRESIIRSNSNESREAVVEDEVALMVSRLFQSMSAFMTRLSNAFFAREDSRARERLR from the coding sequence ATGGCTAGTCCTCTGCTGCATTGTCACAGGAGGAGGCTTCTGTATCAGATGTGGTCAGGGATCAGCTCCTTTCACACAAGCTCTCCTTACCTTGGTTACAAGATCAGCAAGAATGTTAGAGACTGCTACCAGCTCCTCAACGTGTCTGAGGAAAGTAGTATGGTAGAGATCAAAGAGGCGTACTTCAAACTTGCCAAGGTATACCATCCTGATAGCAAAAGCAGACAGGCCGATGGGAACAAGTTCACCCAGATCCAGCAAGCCTACAGCACCATTTGCCTTCATGTGGAAAAGATGGAAAAGCAAGGTAGACGGGAGGGATTAGAGGATGAACTATCacaggaggatgatgatgatgagtgtgaATTTGACATCAAACATACAGTTCCTCAACATAGACAGTATCTGGAGTATGAGGGAATAGGGTTCGGCACACCTAGTCAGCGACAGAAGCAATATCAGAAATATCGTGCTATGAAAGCATCGGATGCCGTAAGCACTCACAGGATATATAAGATTGCTGTGACCGATGAGAAAGGCTTGGTGTTGAAGGATAAGAAAGCTGCAAGGAAGATAAGAACAACAAATGTCATTGAAAGGCTTGTAGAGGATTTGATCCAAGACTCCATGGCTAAAGGCGAGTTTGATGATCTGCCAGGTATGGGGAAACCCCTGCCACCCAAAACGGCCTATTGCCCTTATGTGGATGCTGCCACACACAACCTGAACGAGGTTCTCGTCAACAATGGTTACGCCCCCGAATGGATTCAACTAGAAAAGGACATACGGAACATGCTTACTGAGGCCAAGAATACCCTTTTGCATGAACGTCTGAAGCTTGGTGCAGAACCTCTGAATGACTACAATGTAAGCAAATGGGCGGATCTGCAATTTGAGTTCAGTGAGAAAGTTAAACAGATCAACAGAAGAGTGAATGATTTTAACCTGATTGTTCCCATTATCAAACTCCAAAAAGTTCACATCCAGCCTGAGAAGGAGATTGCAAAAGTTTTGGATGAATACTCTAAAATAGATCAGAGAGAATCCATTATCAGAAGTAATTCAAACGAGAGTCGGGAAGCAGTTGTTGAAGATGAAGTAGCATTGATGGTATCCAGACTGTTCCAAAGCATGTCTGCCTTTATGACAAGGCTCTCCAATGCTTTCTTTGCAAGAGAAGATAGTAGAGCGAGGGAAAGACTCagatga